From the Candidatus Bathyarchaeia archaeon genome, one window contains:
- the amrB gene encoding AmmeMemoRadiSam system protein B, translating into MAKIRRPTQAGAFYEGNAESLRKQIEQCFLHKLGPGKLPRVGEVGPRRIIGLVCPHAGYMFSGPVAAHAYYKLALDGKPDIVILFGPNHTSYGSALAVMNDGVWRTPLGDVEVDGETANRIVRESRIVDVDDSAHQFEHSIEVQLPFLQYLYGSSFKIVPICFLMQDLPSAREVGQAVAKVLAEKNAVVIASSDMTHYERQEKAAKNDGLALEAVEAMDEAKFYSIIEAYNISACGYGPISALIAAAKILGAKEAKLLCYKTSGDIIGDYSSVVGYAAVSFTK; encoded by the coding sequence ATGGCGAAGATTCGGCGTCCAACGCAAGCTGGAGCCTTCTATGAAGGAAACGCCGAATCCTTGAGAAAACAGATAGAGCAGTGTTTTTTGCATAAGTTGGGACCGGGAAAACTGCCCAGAGTGGGTGAAGTTGGTCCGAGACGCATCATTGGTTTGGTTTGTCCTCATGCGGGTTACATGTTTTCTGGTCCGGTAGCAGCTCATGCCTATTATAAGCTGGCTTTGGATGGTAAACCGGACATTGTTATTCTTTTTGGTCCGAATCATACTAGTTATGGCAGCGCCTTAGCCGTTATGAATGATGGTGTTTGGCGTACGCCTTTAGGTGATGTTGAAGTAGATGGTGAAACAGCCAACCGTATTGTGCGTGAATCGCGCATAGTTGATGTTGACGATTCCGCTCATCAGTTTGAACATTCAATTGAGGTTCAGCTTCCATTTCTCCAATATCTTTACGGTTCAAGCTTCAAAATTGTGCCCATTTGCTTTTTGATGCAAGATTTGCCCTCTGCGAGAGAAGTTGGACAAGCTGTGGCTAAGGTTTTAGCCGAGAAAAACGCGGTGGTAATTGCGTCTTCGGACATGACACATTATGAGCGGCAGGAAAAAGCGGCTAAAAATGATGGGTTGGCTCTAGAAGCCGTCGAAGCAATGGATGAAGCTAAATTTTATTCAATTATAGAAGCCTACAATATTAGCGCGTGTGGATACGGTCCAATATCAGCTTTAATTGCAGCAGCGAAAATTTTGGGGGCAAAAGAGGCAAAATTATTATGCTATAAGACTAGTGGAGATATAATTGGCGACTACTCAAGTGTCGTTGGGTATGCTGCCGTCTCCTTCACAAAATAG
- a CDS encoding isopentenyl phosphate kinase: MSEPKPTILKIGGSVITDKNGELAARTQDIARLAEEIQNANVKNLIIVHGGGSFGHPVAQKYSINMGFKEENQKVGFAETHHMMTVLNGLLMDALIWRGIPAVSVTPSSCIMTKKGRIQCFEKAPLTSLLKMGFLPVMYGDAVLDTEMGFAILSGDQLISHIAVDFNAERIIVGVDVDGLYDNDPKIDKNAKIFTRLTLNELKKLQDKLGKSTGRDVTGGMFGKIVELISAVEKGIPITIVNATKPNYVYKALKKEKVQGTLIEKE, from the coding sequence TTGAGCGAACCTAAACCGACAATTTTGAAAATAGGCGGTTCAGTAATAACCGACAAAAATGGAGAACTAGCAGCACGAACACAAGACATAGCGCGTCTAGCAGAAGAAATACAGAACGCAAATGTCAAAAATCTGATAATTGTTCACGGCGGCGGAAGCTTTGGGCACCCAGTAGCGCAAAAATACTCCATAAACATGGGATTCAAAGAAGAAAACCAGAAAGTTGGTTTTGCAGAAACGCATCACATGATGACGGTGCTTAATGGCTTGCTGATGGATGCATTAATCTGGCGTGGCATCCCGGCAGTAAGCGTTACACCATCCTCATGCATAATGACCAAAAAGGGCAGAATTCAATGTTTCGAAAAAGCACCACTAACGTCTTTATTGAAAATGGGTTTCTTGCCCGTCATGTATGGCGACGCAGTTCTCGACACAGAAATGGGCTTCGCAATATTATCAGGCGACCAGCTTATCTCGCATATCGCTGTAGATTTTAACGCAGAACGAATCATAGTCGGAGTTGACGTTGACGGTTTATACGACAACGACCCTAAAATCGACAAAAACGCCAAAATTTTCACACGTCTAACATTGAATGAACTCAAAAAACTTCAAGACAAACTAGGCAAATCCACAGGTCGCGATGTCACAGGAGGCATGTTCGGCAAAATAGTTGAGCTCATATCCGCCGTCGAAAAAGGAATACCAATAACAATTGTAAATGCCACAAAACCAAATTATGTTTACAAAGCTCTAAAAAAAGAGAAGGTGCAAGGCACCTTAATAGAGAAGGAATAA
- a CDS encoding 30S ribosomal protein S9: MPAKKVLVVSGKRKTAVARAVVKPGIGRIRINKTPIEIFEPKIAKEKIMEPLLQAGDNVWKQLDIDIKVSGGGYMGQAEAARMAISNALLKWTKSTHLRSLFTEYDRTMIVGDARRKEPKKFGGPGARARDQKSYR; this comes from the coding sequence ATGCCAGCAAAAAAAGTTTTGGTTGTTAGCGGTAAAAGAAAAACAGCAGTAGCAAGAGCCGTCGTTAAACCAGGCATAGGAAGAATACGCATAAACAAAACCCCCATAGAAATATTTGAACCAAAAATTGCAAAAGAAAAAATTATGGAACCACTTTTACAAGCAGGAGACAACGTCTGGAAACAATTAGACATCGACATAAAAGTTTCAGGAGGAGGCTACATGGGACAAGCAGAAGCCGCAAGAATGGCCATCTCCAACGCACTGCTAAAATGGACAAAAAGCACACATTTACGCTCACTATTTACCGAATATGATAGAACCATGATTGTTGGAGACGCAAGAAGAAAAGAACCTAAAAAATTCGGAGGACCAGGAGCGCGGGCAAGAGATCAAAAGAGCTACAGGTAA
- a CDS encoding DNA-directed RNA polymerase subunit N, with the protein MIIPVRCFTCGKLIGDKWEEFARRVKAGESAGEVLDSLGVKRYCCRRMLLSHVEIIDEVLRFYEEAEKRKEARNYY; encoded by the coding sequence ATGATTATACCAGTTAGATGTTTCACCTGCGGAAAATTAATCGGCGACAAATGGGAAGAGTTTGCACGAAGAGTAAAAGCAGGAGAAAGCGCAGGCGAAGTTTTAGACAGTTTGGGAGTAAAAAGGTACTGCTGCAGACGCATGCTACTTTCACACGTAGAAATCATCGACGAAGTCCTACGATTCTACGAAGAAGCAGAAAAACGCAAAGAAGCAAGAAACTACTACTAA
- the rpsB gene encoding 30S ribosomal protein S2: MNLPEDEEIKEAEEKEKSEEETAAAVPEEELLLPRDTLLSAGIHIGTRMKTGDMEQFIYRVRPDGLFVLDVKKTDDRIRVAAKFLARFEPSKIAAAAARLYAQEPVKKFCEVIKATPVIGRFIPGLLSNPLYPNRIEPEVLVVSDPRADFQAVREASSVGIPVVALCSTDNEFSDVDFVIPTNNKGRRALAVIYWLLARQILRERGELPPDKDLPVTIDDFEAKILKEEEET, from the coding sequence ATGAATTTGCCAGAAGATGAAGAAATTAAAGAAGCTGAAGAAAAAGAAAAATCAGAGGAAGAAACTGCAGCAGCGGTTCCAGAAGAGGAGCTTCTGTTACCACGAGACACGCTGCTTTCAGCGGGAATTCACATTGGAACGAGAATGAAAACCGGCGACATGGAACAGTTCATTTACCGTGTTAGACCAGACGGCTTATTCGTCTTGGACGTGAAAAAAACAGATGACCGCATAAGAGTTGCCGCCAAATTCCTTGCAAGATTTGAACCGTCAAAAATTGCGGCAGCCGCAGCTAGATTATATGCGCAGGAGCCTGTTAAGAAATTCTGCGAAGTAATCAAAGCCACGCCCGTGATTGGTCGTTTCATTCCAGGATTGTTGTCAAATCCATTGTATCCGAACCGCATTGAACCTGAAGTGCTTGTCGTTTCCGACCCAAGAGCTGATTTTCAAGCCGTTAGAGAAGCATCTTCCGTTGGCATTCCTGTAGTGGCTTTATGCAGCACAGATAATGAATTTTCGGATGTGGACTTTGTTATTCCAACAAACAATAAGGGTAGAAGAGCCTTAGCGGTTATTTACTGGCTTTTGGCAAGGCAAATATTACGTGAAAGAGGAGAATTGCCTCCAGACAAAGATTTACCTGTAACGATTGATGATTTCGAAGCTAAGATTTTGAAGGAAGAGGAGGAAACTTAG
- a CDS encoding 50S ribosomal protein L13 produces the protein MQTTKPLTIINAEELILGRMASVIAKRLLNGEEIVIVNAEKAVLSGKKKSKVAEAKEFLKVGSPKMGPFHPRRPDRIVRRTVRGMLPYKQPKGKQAYKRLRVFIGLPEEFKNQKMETIETAQANKLACPYFTIGEFAKELGWNPGE, from the coding sequence ATGCAAACAACAAAACCACTCACCATAATTAACGCTGAAGAACTTATTCTAGGCAGAATGGCAAGCGTCATTGCAAAGCGCTTATTGAACGGCGAGGAAATAGTAATCGTTAACGCTGAAAAGGCGGTACTCTCTGGGAAAAAGAAAAGCAAAGTAGCAGAAGCCAAAGAATTCTTGAAAGTAGGAAGCCCGAAAATGGGTCCGTTTCACCCTCGAAGACCCGACAGAATAGTGAGAAGAACAGTGCGAGGAATGCTTCCTTACAAACAGCCAAAAGGCAAACAAGCATATAAGCGACTCAGAGTTTTCATAGGGCTACCAGAAGAATTCAAAAACCAGAAAATGGAAACAATAGAAACCGCCCAAGCCAACAAACTAGCTTGCCCATACTTCACAATAGGCGAATTCGCGAAAGAGTTAGGATGGAACCCTGGTGAATAA
- the mvk gene encoding mevalonate kinase → MGVVASAPAKIILFGEHFVVYGEPAIVLAIDKRAYAEAEQRDDKRLCLHSVNLNLAGYFENGTFKIEQGDAKEAKSKFEPIRFAVAKVLEKYGENVGLNIKINSTVPVAAGLGSSAAVVAAVTAAVGALLNVKMSKEDVFRTTFESEKIVHGTPSGIDPAISTFGGTLLFQMDTGFKPLEVKADIPLVIGDTGVERSTRAQVEKVRSIKEKYPQIVEPVMLAAREIVLRAIDALKENDLETLGEMMNINHALLYGVGVSDESLEWLVNAARKAGALGAKLTGAGGGGCMIALAKNENLERVFEAIQRVGGRPFMARKTDEGVKIERT, encoded by the coding sequence ATGGGGGTTGTTGCCTCTGCTCCCGCGAAGATAATACTCTTCGGAGAGCACTTTGTCGTCTACGGCGAACCAGCAATAGTACTAGCCATCGATAAAAGAGCCTACGCCGAAGCAGAACAACGCGACGACAAACGTCTTTGCCTGCACTCTGTAAACTTAAACCTAGCTGGTTACTTCGAGAATGGAACCTTCAAGATTGAGCAAGGCGACGCAAAAGAGGCAAAATCAAAGTTTGAGCCGATTAGGTTTGCTGTGGCAAAAGTTTTAGAAAAATATGGAGAAAATGTTGGGCTAAACATCAAAATCAACTCGACAGTTCCGGTTGCTGCAGGGTTAGGTTCTTCAGCAGCCGTAGTTGCAGCCGTCACAGCAGCGGTAGGCGCACTTTTGAATGTTAAAATGTCTAAGGAAGATGTTTTCCGAACTACTTTTGAATCTGAGAAAATTGTGCATGGCACACCATCCGGAATCGACCCTGCAATTTCAACTTTCGGCGGAACACTTCTTTTTCAAATGGACACCGGTTTTAAACCATTAGAAGTTAAAGCGGATATCCCGCTTGTTATTGGAGACACGGGAGTTGAAAGGTCTACGCGCGCTCAAGTGGAAAAAGTGCGGAGCATAAAAGAGAAGTATCCACAAATCGTAGAGCCAGTAATGTTGGCAGCGCGTGAAATTGTCTTGCGAGCCATAGACGCCTTAAAAGAAAATGACTTAGAAACTCTTGGAGAAATGATGAACATCAATCACGCGTTGCTTTACGGTGTCGGAGTTTCAGACGAATCATTAGAATGGCTCGTGAATGCGGCACGAAAAGCTGGAGCTTTAGGTGCAAAGTTGACCGGAGCAGGCGGCGGAGGATGCATGATAGCACTAGCAAAAAATGAAAATCTTGAACGCGTTTTTGAGGCTATTCAGAGAGTTGGCGGAAGACCTTTCATGGCAAGAAAAACCGACGAAGGGGTGAAGATTGAGCGAACCTAA
- the eno gene encoding phosphopyruvate hydratase gives MSAIIEDILARKVFNSRGEETIEVDVITASGFGRAAAPAGESRGKAEVVYYPQGGVDQAIKKVEELIAPELVGLNAAFQEEIDKTLHEIDSSRDFRAIGGNTAFAISLANAEAAANSNGALLFQYLGGHIANELPYPLGNTISGGKHTKGKSPDIQEFLALPFGAETFFEAALANAQIHRRIGAILKKKDKLFSGGRSDEGAWVANIKNLDALEVLARVCEEVGEEVGFECGFGVDVAASSLWNSKEKVYVYEREKKKRNTGEQLEYILELIRKYHLVYVEDPFHEEDYEGFAELIKKVKNCLICGDDLFVTNTERLTRGIKMRAANAVIIKVNQVGTLTDAWETVEAAKRNGYTPVMSHRSGDTCDWHIAHLAVAFKCPVIKTGIVEGARIAKINELIRIEEFLGDRAKMASLQIL, from the coding sequence ATGTCAGCAATTATTGAAGACATACTCGCAAGAAAAGTCTTCAACAGCCGCGGAGAAGAAACAATAGAAGTTGACGTAATAACAGCCTCCGGCTTCGGAAGAGCCGCAGCACCAGCAGGAGAAAGCCGCGGAAAAGCCGAAGTAGTTTATTACCCACAAGGCGGAGTAGACCAAGCAATAAAAAAAGTTGAAGAACTCATAGCGCCTGAACTCGTCGGGTTAAATGCGGCTTTTCAAGAAGAAATCGACAAAACACTACATGAAATTGACAGCTCCAGAGATTTCAGAGCAATAGGCGGAAACACCGCCTTTGCAATTTCCCTTGCCAATGCTGAAGCAGCAGCAAACTCGAATGGAGCACTTCTTTTCCAATATTTAGGAGGACACATCGCTAACGAGCTACCTTACCCGCTTGGAAACACAATAAGCGGTGGAAAACACACAAAAGGGAAAAGCCCCGACATACAAGAGTTTCTAGCTCTCCCATTCGGAGCTGAAACCTTTTTTGAGGCTGCCTTGGCTAATGCTCAAATTCACAGAAGAATAGGCGCCATTTTGAAGAAGAAAGATAAACTTTTCAGCGGCGGAAGAAGCGACGAAGGCGCCTGGGTTGCAAACATTAAAAATTTAGACGCGCTTGAAGTTTTGGCTAGAGTCTGCGAAGAAGTTGGAGAGGAAGTAGGTTTTGAATGCGGCTTTGGCGTTGATGTTGCAGCTTCTTCATTATGGAACAGCAAAGAAAAAGTTTACGTTTACGAAAGAGAAAAGAAAAAAAGAAACACGGGCGAGCAACTGGAATATATTTTGGAATTAATTAGAAAGTATCATTTGGTTTATGTTGAAGACCCCTTTCATGAAGAGGACTATGAGGGTTTTGCAGAGCTTATAAAGAAAGTGAAAAACTGCTTGATTTGCGGCGACGACCTTTTTGTCACAAACACCGAGAGACTAACGCGTGGAATAAAAATGCGTGCTGCAAACGCGGTTATAATTAAGGTGAATCAGGTTGGCACGCTTACTGACGCTTGGGAAACCGTTGAAGCTGCAAAAAGAAACGGATACACACCAGTAATGTCGCATCGTTCAGGCGACACTTGCGATTGGCATATTGCCCATCTGGCGGTGGCTTTTAAGTGTCCAGTGATAAAGACTGGAATTGTGGAAGGGGCGAGAATTGCAAAAATCAATGAGTTAATAAGGATAGAAGAGTTTTTAGGAGACAGAGCCAAGATGGCTAGTCTCCAGATACTTTGA